From Medicago truncatula cultivar Jemalong A17 chromosome 7, MtrunA17r5.0-ANR, whole genome shotgun sequence, a single genomic window includes:
- the LOC112416561 gene encoding uncharacterized protein produces MPPKPTNPTSKDLEDAIQATHQLMEQSLNATHSHFTEQLGIMNTKLDNQQQLLDSRDFNFQKLLDERHEALTSLITAALHSRPPPSDPPPLRLAGNNTSLTLNQPTTLPISPISPFSSQPLPTITFTPPPSPTPIQLTTNLPQFTPFHSTITNPMFTSPTTPIPVAIPTIQTQPPLPPPIIHTSPFRHTPVYTPQPSVNNAIPFGTFQPQPQSFNQNIQSPYATHPTPNQFSHTFRTPKIELSVFDGSEPLEWLFQAEQFFSFYNIPSENRLSLASFYMKGDALSWFKWMHQNHQLFDWTSFSKTLELRFGPSTYENHQAQLFKLRQYGSVTDYQTQFEKLGNRVIGLPPEALLNCFISGLIPEIRHELAVQKPYTITQAIGLAKLIEAKIKDSKVRPNRQYTPQHTTNTPLLPSSIRVPTPTHTDTRLTPPPQTATPTPPQNTKLPIRRLSAAQMQERRAQGLCYNCDEKYIAGHRCATGKYLLLIIDPDEEPTELPDSIDPDDDTVATYFYLSLQAVTGQPSPRTLKFKGSIYGLPVSVLIDTGSTHNIMQPRIAHHLQIPHNSIPRFSVMVGNGSRIHCSGFCPQVPINLQHNFFHIPFYLIPIEGADVVLGMEWLQTLGPIAADFAVPSISFVHNNNTITLQNDLSTQPSPSTFHHICHLVHTNSIASMHLLTYTPIPHKETTNQPQQLTDTIPPDIQQLLNTYPTVFQKPHGLPPPRHHDHHIPLQPNTAPINVKPYRYPHSQKEAMTTIIHDMLKDGIIIPSNSPYSSPVLLVRKKDGTWRFCVDYRALNAVTVRDRFPIPTIDELLDELGSATVFTKMDLRSGYHQIRVMPNDTHKTAFRTFDGHYEFLVMPFGLSNAPSTFQSAMNDLFRPFLRKFILVFFDDILIFSNSHSDHVQHLKLVLQLLHDSKFFAKLSKCIFAVPQVDYLGHVISAAGVQPDPEKIEAILSWPVPKSLTALRGFLGLTGFYRRFVRNYATIAAPLTDLLKITKYTWNLQANDAFTTLKKAMTSTPVLILPDFSKPFMLETDASAVAIGAVLSQDGHPLAFFSRKMCNRMQQASVYVRELFAITEAVKKWRQYLIGRHFHIFTDQKSLKELLIQTIQTPEQQKWAAKLQGFSFDIHYKPGKTNLVADALSRQFIDDSSSVLMAVSSTHDQPTSHYTFKDGLLLFKGRIYIPDLPEWRQTLLSEFHATPTAGHSGAHPTYSRLAASFLWPGAHKSVKEWVQRCSVCQHNKYLPTKKQGMLQPLDVPAQVWEDLSMDFITHLPNSFGHTAIWVVCDRLSKYVHFIALPTKFTAKDLALRFSSEICRLHGVPNSIVSDRDPLFLSKFWQELFRVQGTTLRFSSAYHPETDGQTEVVNRSLETYLRCFASDHPRQWFKFIHLAEYWYNTSFHSSIQMSPFQALYGRGPPTIINYVKGHTTIPDLDDSLEQRQQLLKTLKENLKRSREKMKHQANRKRRNCTFEPGDLVLLRLQPYRQQTVNRRVSPKLSKRFYGPFAVLRRIGAVAYELDLPKTSRIHPIIHVSQLRRYHGQNPTTHFSPIPAELEQSIILDPPSDSKAEEQPDTQGSLIKPETEKEEEDSETEELSPNLHQTPLNKTLSGMTKTMDKSSTLLNPHDQPKPHDSGLHSQGQSLPLDATVISKKTPLQSAVKPFNGACPKTIPEPLDVPANLINAPDPTIAKTSIPSLSQSFTPNLEVKVSSAPDSNDSNLRVQVSKRISTKPIWTKDYILK; encoded by the exons ATGCCTCCCAAACCCACAAATCCAACTTCTAAGGATCTTGAGGATGCTATCCAAGCTACTCATCAACTTATGGAGCAATCCCTCAACGCCACCCATTCACACTTCACGGAGCAGCTGGGCATAATGAATACCAAGCtagataatcaacaacaacttctgGACTCTCGCGATTTCAACTTCCAGAAGCTGCTCGACGAGAGGCACGAGGCCCTCACATCGTTGATTACAGCGGCCTTACACTCCCGACCACCTCCATCTGATCCGCCACCATTACGTCTTGCCGGCAACAATACTTCCCTCACCTTAAACCAACCCACCACACTCCCAATTTCACCTATAAGTCCCTTTTCCTCACAACCACTCCCAACTATAACTTTCACCCCTCCTCCTTCTCCAACACCAATTCAACTCACCACAAACTTGCCACAATTTACCCCTTTTCACAGTACCATAACAAACCCTATGTTTACTTCTCCAACCACCCCCATCCCAGTTGCTATACCTACTATACAAACCCAACCACCGCTACCCCCACCAATCATACACACATCACCGTTTCGGCACACACCCGTATATACACCTCAACCATCCGTCAACAATGCTATACCTTTTGGTACCTTCCAACCCCAACCTCAatcatttaatcaaaatatcCAAAGCCCATATGCGACACACCCAACACCAAACCAATTTTCCCACACCTTTCGTACGCCAAAGATTGAACTCTCAGTTTTTGATGGCTCCGAACCACTAGAGTGGTTGTTCCAAGCGgaacaatttttctctttttacaaTATTCCAAGTGAAAACAGGCTATCTCTTGCTTCCTTTTACATGAAGGGTGATGCCCTCAGTTGGTTCAAATGGATGCACCAAAATCATCAACTTTTTGATtggacctctttttcaaaaacccTAGAACTCAGGTTTGGTCCATCCACATATGAGAACCACCAAGCCCAACTCTTCAAGCTGCGTCAATATGGCTCGGTTACCGATTACCAAACTCAATTTGAAAAGTTAGGTAATCGCGTTATCGGTCTCCCACCGGAAGCACTCCTAAACTGTTTTATCTCGGGACTCATACCAGAAATCCGTCACGAACTAGCTGTCCAAAAGCCGTATACCATCACCCAAGCCATAGGCTTAGCCAAACTCATCGAAGCCAAAATAAAAGACTCCAAAGTCCGACCCAATCGCCAATACACGCCCCAACACACAACAAACACACCCCTACTACCTTCAAGCATCCGTGTTCCAACTCCTACTCACACCGACACACGACTTACCCCGCCGCCTCAAACAGCTACACCCACTCCCCCACAAAACACCAAGCTGCCAATTCGACGCTTGTCCGCAGCCCAAATGCAAGAAAGGCGAGCCCAAGGCCTTTGTTACAATTGTGACGAGAAGTATATTGCGGGTCACCGCTGCGCCACCGGCAAATACCTCCTGCTCATCATCGACCCGGATGAGGAACCCACTGAGCTACCAGACAGCATTGATCCAGATGACGACACTGTCGCCACGTATTTCTACCTCTCTCTACAAGCAGTAACAGGACAACCTTCACCCCGCACCCTCAAGTTCAAAGGATCCATCTACGGCCTTCCTGTCTCTGTGCTCATTGATACCGGGAGTACTCACAACATCATGCAACCACGTATTGCACACCACCTTCAAATTCCCCACAACTCCATCCCAAGGTTCTCCGTTATGGTTGGAAATGGATCACGCATCCACTGTTCCGGGTTCTGCCctcaagtacccatcaaccttcaacacaacttctttcatattCCCTTCTACCTTATACCAATTGAAGGAGCAGATGTAGTGCTTGGTATGGAATGGCTGCAAACACTTGGTCCTATTGCTGCGGATTTCGCTGTGCCTTCCATATCCTTTgtacacaacaacaacaccattACACTTCAAAATGACCTCTCAACACAACCTTCACCTTCTACCTTCCACCACATCTGCCACCTTGTTCATACCAACTCCATCGCCTCCATGCACCTCCTTACTTATACACCCATTCCACATAAAGAGACCACCAATCAACCACAACAGCTGACAGACACAATTCCTCCAGATATACAACAATTGCTCAACACATATCCGACTGTGTTTCAAAAACCTCATGGCCTCCCTCCACCACGACATCATGACCACCACATACCCCTTCAACCCAACACGGCCCCAATCAATGTCAAGCCTTACCGTTACCCACATTCTCAAAAAGAAGCCATGACCACAATCATCCATGATATGCTCAAAGATGGCATAATCATTCCTAGCAACAGTCCCTACTCCTCTCCGGTTCTCTTAGTCCGCAAAAAAGATGGCACATGGCGTTTTTGTGTCGACTATAGAGCCTTAAATGCAGTCACGGTTCGCGACCGTTTCCCCATACCAACGATTGATGAACTTTTGGACGAATTGGGATCAGCAACGGTTTTCACTAAGATGGACTTACGTTCGGGATATCATCAAATTCGAGTTATGCCTAATGATACTCACAAAACAGCTTTTCGCACTTTTGACGGTCATTATGAGTTCTTGGTTATGCCTTTTGGTTTATCCAATGCTCCATCTACTTTTCAATCCGCTATGAATGATTTATTCCGCCCCTTTTTGCGtaaatttattttagtattttttgaTGACATTCTTATTTTTAGCAACTCACATTCTGACCATGTTCAGCACCTTAAATTAGTTCTGCAATTATTACATGACAGTAAATTCTTTGCAAAGCTATCTAAATGTATTTTTGCAGTCCCTCAGGTTGATTATCTTGGTCATGTGATCTCAGCTGCTGGTGTCCAGCCGGACCCAGAAAAGATTGAGGCTATTCTCAGCTGGCCGGTGCCAAAATCTCTCACAGCGCTCCGCGGGTTTCTAGGTCTCACAGGATTCTATCGGCGGTTTGTGCGTAACTATGCCACTATCGCCGCTCCACTCACggatttattaaaaattacaaagtaTACATGGAATTTACAAGCAAATGATGCATTTACAACACTCAAGAAAGCAATGACGTCCACGCCGGTTTTGATTCTGCCTGATTTCTCCAAACCGTTCATGCTGGAAACGGATGCATCAGCAGTAGCTATAGGCGCAGTGCTATCCCAAGATGGGCATCCTTTAGCTTTTTTCAGCAGAAAAATGTGCAACCGTATGCAGCAGGCTTCGGTTTACGTCCGGGAGCTCTTTGCCATCACCGAAGCGGTAAAAAAATGGCGTCAATACCTGATTGGGAGACATTTTCACATTTTTACTGATCAGAAAAGTCTCAAGGAGCTGCTAATTCAAACTATTCAAACCCCAGAACAACAAAAATGGGCAGCAAAACTTCAAGGATTTAGCTTTGATATTCACTACAAGCCGGGCAAAACTAACCTTGTGGCTGACGCTCTTAGTAGGCAGTTTATTGATGACTCCAGCTCTGTCCTTATGGCTGTGTCATCTACG CATGATCAGCCCACCTCTCATTATACTTTCAAAGACGGACTCTTGTTGTTTAAAGGCAGAATATACATCCCTGACTTACCAGAATGGAGACAAACATTGTTGTCTGAATTTCATGCTACTCCTACCGCAGGACACTCAGGCGCACACCCAACATACTCAAGGCTGGCAGCCTCTTTTCTCTGGCCTGGTGCGCACAAATCTGTCAAGGAATGGGTCCAAAGGTGCTCAGTTTGTCAACACAACAAGTACCTTCCTACAAAAAAACAAGGCATGTTACAACCTCTAGATGTCCCAGCACAAGTATGGGAGGATCTATCCATGGATTTTATCACACACTTACCAAACTCATTCGGTCATACAGCCATATGGGTTGTTTGTGACAGATTATCCAAGTACGTGCACTTTATAGCTCTACCCACCAAGTTCACAGCAAAGGATCTAGCCCTGCGATTCTCCTCTGAAATCTGCCGCCTTCACGGTGTTCCCAACTCCATCGTCTCGGACAGAGACCCACTCTTTCTTAGCAAATTTTGGCAAGAACTCTTCAGAGTGCAGGGGACAACTTTAAGGTTTAGTTCAGCCTACCACCCGGAAACGGACGGTCAGACTGAGGTTGTTAACAGAAGTCTGGAGACGTATCTGCGTTGCTTCGCCAGTGACCATCCGCGTCAATGGTTCAAGTTCATCCACCTTGCTGAATATTGGTACAACACCTCTTTCCATTCATCGATTCAGATGTCTCCTTTCCAGGCTTTATATGGGCGCGGTCCTCCAACCATCATCAACTATGTTAAAGGACACACCACCATTCCGGATCTAGATGACTCCCTAGAACAAAGACAACAACTCTTGAAAACACTCAAGGAGAACTTAAAGCGAAGCAGAGAGAAAATGAAGCATCAAGCAAACAGGAAGCGCAGAAACTGTACCTTTGAACCTGGTGATCTCGTCCTTTTAAGGCTCCAACCATACCGCCAACAAACAGTGAACAGACGCGTCTCTCCGAAGCTATCAAAACGTTTCTATGGACCGTTTGCAGTTCTTCGCCGTATAGGCGCGGTTGCCTATGAACTGGATCTTCCAAAAACCTCAAGAATCCACCCCATTATTCATGTCTCCCAACTCAGAAGATACCATGGACAGAATCCAacaacccatttttcacccatACCTGCAGAGTTAGAACAAAGCATTATTCTAGACCCCCCATCGGATAGCAAGGCAGAAGAACAACCAGACACTCAGGGAAGTCTCATCAAACCAGAGActgagaaggaagaagaagactCGGAAACGGAAGAACTCTCTCCCAACCTCCATCAAACCCCTTTGAACAAAACCTTAAGTGGTATGACTAAAACAATGGACAAGTCTTCCACTTTACTCAATCCCCACGACCAACCTAAGCCACATGACTCCGGACTCCACTCCCAAGGTCAATCTCTACCGTTGGATGCAACGGTCATCTCCAAAAAGACACCTTTGCAATCAGCTGTAAAGCCTTTCAATGGTGCTTGTCCCAAAACTATTCCTGAACCGTTGGATGTTCCTGCCAACCTTATCAATGCACCAGACCCCACCATTGCCAAGACAAGTATACCCTCCCTCTCACAATCATTCACCCCAAACCTTGAGGTCAAGGTTTCATCTGCACCGGATAGCAATGATAGCAACTTAAGGGTACAAGTAAGCAAAAGAATCAGCACCAAGCCTATTTGGACCAAAGACTATATCCTCAAATAA